From Zingiber officinale cultivar Zhangliang chromosome 5B, Zo_v1.1, whole genome shotgun sequence, the proteins below share one genomic window:
- the LOC121986512 gene encoding uncharacterized protein LOC121986512, protein MSEEFEESDILWPDGDDEGATAKPAWSEERPPRRQTLVQRARASRSDWAPSSAYRSNHSGGDGEGKRRSTGSRPIIPPHVIVAQRNRGGDGTACSVLVGNGRKLAGWDLRRFRTFVLRMTGYVEGSAHK, encoded by the coding sequence ATGTCGGAGGAGTTCGAGGAGTCCGACATCCTCTGGCCAGACGGCGACGACGAGGGCGCGACGGCGAAGCCGGCATGGAGCGAGGAACGGCCACCTCGGCGGCAGACACTGGTTCAGAGAGCCCGAGCCAGTCGTTCTGATTGGGCACCTTCGTCAGCTTATCGCAGTAATCACAGCGGCGGCGACGGTGAAGGGAAGAGAAGGAGCACGGGGAGCAGGCCCATAATCCCCCCGCACGTCATCGTCGCGCAGAGGAATCGCGGCGGCGATGGCACGGCGTGCTCGGTGCTCGTCGGCAACGGGAGGAAGCTCGCCGGGTGGGATCTCCGGCGGTTCAGGACGTTCGTTCTGCGGATGACGGGGTACGTGGAGGGAAGTGCCCATAAATAA
- the LOC121987247 gene encoding HVA22-like protein f translates to MGVLMTMAKHTNALIGPAVLLIYPLYASTRAIESPSPVDDQQWLTYWVLYSLITLFELSFWKVLQWFPLWPYMKLVFGFWLVFPAFNGAAYIYEKYVRSYVKQYVDWNYPEKQRRLMQLLSLDARKSVERYIDRYGQEAFRRVIENAEKEARSH, encoded by the exons atGGGTGTTCTTATGACAATGGCAAAGcatactaatgctttgattgg CCCGGCAGTGTTACTGATTTACCCCTT ATATGCATCCACGCGCGCGATCGAGAGCCCTTCTCCTGTCGATGACCAGCAATGGCTGACTTACTGGGTTCTCTATTCATTGATCACCCTGTTTGAGCTCTCATTCTGGAAAGTATTGCAGTG GTTCCCTCTTTGGCCATACATGAAGCTGGTGTTTGGCTTTTGGTTAGTGTTCCCTGCATTCAATGGGGCAGCCTACATCTACGAGAAATACGTCCGGAGTTATGTGAAGCAATATGTCGACTGGAATTATCCTGAGAAGCAGAGGAGACTGATGCAACTGCTGAGTCTTGATGCACGGAAATCGGTGGAACGGTACATCGATCGATATGGACAGGAAGCTTTCAGAAGGGTCATAGAAAAC GCTGAAAAGGAAGCAAGGAGTCATTGA
- the LOC121987248 gene encoding B3 domain-containing protein Os01g0723500-like isoform X2 yields MMPNKKRKRCSVIRKPHFFKVLVGDFAHRLEIPQNFMKNISDQESRVAVLHGPGGGNWQVEVCSTGQEATLLLGPGWHSFVKDHSLEEFQFLVFRYDGEMHFTVLVFGMNGCERTDLFARKSPLEVVGDSVKVTTKDDHESTDVEIEKSTNVSARRVVTEEERSRAQKAANSFTSPHPYCVKRMNARNVYGNAALRLPARFSRVHLLWTRMKIVLRDPNGKAWVVTFIPSWKNADIFSAGWAAFARGNNLEEGDYCVFELVKQTEMQVHIFRATQRVFPISGKRKMVDPRP; encoded by the exons ATGATGCCAAACAAGAAACGCAAAAGATGTTCAGTGATCAGGAAGCCACACTTCTTCAAAGTGCTCGTTGGAGACTTCGCGCACCGGCTG GAGATCCCCCAAAATTTCATGAAGAATATTTCAGACCAGGAGTCCAGAGTGGCCGTCCTTCACGGCCCTGGCGGAGGCAACTGGCAAGTTGAAGTATGTTCTACAGGACAAGAAGCTACGCTATTGCTCGGCCCCGGGTGGCACAGTTTTGTGAAGGACCACTCCCTCGAGGAGTTCCAGTTCTTGGTATTCCGATACGATGGCGAAATGCATTTCACAGTGTTGGTCTTCGGCATGAATGGGTGCGAGAGGACGGATCTGTTTGCAAGGAAATCTCCATTGGAAG TTGTAGGTGACAGTGTCAAAGTTACAACTAAGGATGATCATGAAAGCACAGATGTCGAGATCGAGAAATCAACTAATGTTTCGGCCAGAAGAGTAGTGACAGAAGAAGAAAGATCGAGAGCACAGAAAGCTGCCAACTCTTTCACCTCTCCGCATCCGTATTGCGTCAAAAGAATGAACGCAAGAAATGTCTACGGGAATGCTGCGTTG AGGCTTCCTGCTCGTTTTTCTCGTGTTCATTTGCTTTGGACGCGAATGAAGATTGTTCTTAGAGACCCAAATGGTAAGGCATGGGTGGTCACATTCATTCCGAGTTGGAAGAATGCGGATATTTTTTCCGCAGGGTGGGCAGCCTTTGCCCGCGGCAACAACCTTGAAGAAGGAGATTACTGTGTCTTCGAACTCGTCAAACAGACTGAGATGCAGGTGCACATCTTCAGAGCGACTCAGCGCGTCTTCCCAATCAGTGGGAAGCGAAAGATGGTCGATCCTCGACCTTGA
- the LOC121987248 gene encoding B3 domain-containing protein Os01g0723500-like isoform X1, whose translation MMPNKKRKRCSVIRKPHFFKVLVGDFAHRLARRLSVALREIPQNFMKNISDQESRVAVLHGPGGGNWQVEVCSTGQEATLLLGPGWHSFVKDHSLEEFQFLVFRYDGEMHFTVLVFGMNGCERTDLFARKSPLEVVGDSVKVTTKDDHESTDVEIEKSTNVSARRVVTEEERSRAQKAANSFTSPHPYCVKRMNARNVYGNAALRLPARFSRVHLLWTRMKIVLRDPNGKAWVVTFIPSWKNADIFSAGWAAFARGNNLEEGDYCVFELVKQTEMQVHIFRATQRVFPISGKRKMVDPRP comes from the exons ATGATGCCAAACAAGAAACGCAAAAGATGTTCAGTGATCAGGAAGCCACACTTCTTCAAAGTGCTCGTTGGAGACTTCGCGCACCGGCTGGCAAGACGCCTATCTGTTGCACTTCGA GAGATCCCCCAAAATTTCATGAAGAATATTTCAGACCAGGAGTCCAGAGTGGCCGTCCTTCACGGCCCTGGCGGAGGCAACTGGCAAGTTGAAGTATGTTCTACAGGACAAGAAGCTACGCTATTGCTCGGCCCCGGGTGGCACAGTTTTGTGAAGGACCACTCCCTCGAGGAGTTCCAGTTCTTGGTATTCCGATACGATGGCGAAATGCATTTCACAGTGTTGGTCTTCGGCATGAATGGGTGCGAGAGGACGGATCTGTTTGCAAGGAAATCTCCATTGGAAG TTGTAGGTGACAGTGTCAAAGTTACAACTAAGGATGATCATGAAAGCACAGATGTCGAGATCGAGAAATCAACTAATGTTTCGGCCAGAAGAGTAGTGACAGAAGAAGAAAGATCGAGAGCACAGAAAGCTGCCAACTCTTTCACCTCTCCGCATCCGTATTGCGTCAAAAGAATGAACGCAAGAAATGTCTACGGGAATGCTGCGTTG AGGCTTCCTGCTCGTTTTTCTCGTGTTCATTTGCTTTGGACGCGAATGAAGATTGTTCTTAGAGACCCAAATGGTAAGGCATGGGTGGTCACATTCATTCCGAGTTGGAAGAATGCGGATATTTTTTCCGCAGGGTGGGCAGCCTTTGCCCGCGGCAACAACCTTGAAGAAGGAGATTACTGTGTCTTCGAACTCGTCAAACAGACTGAGATGCAGGTGCACATCTTCAGAGCGACTCAGCGCGTCTTCCCAATCAGTGGGAAGCGAAAGATGGTCGATCCTCGACCTTGA